In Ruania zhangjianzhongii, the following proteins share a genomic window:
- a CDS encoding PPOX class F420-dependent oxidoreductase codes for MTAMSEQAKRLLDEPEYAVLATLEPDGQPQLSVVWMARHHDEVLVSTVRGRRKEQNLRRDPRATMLLYPADNPQEYVEVRGEATLEDDPTGSLIQALSQKYTGQPFTGDTGTDNERVLVRIRPQHVVHRTEPA; via the coding sequence ATGACAGCCATGTCGGAGCAGGCCAAACGGCTCCTCGATGAGCCCGAGTACGCGGTCCTGGCCACGCTGGAACCGGACGGGCAGCCGCAGCTGTCGGTGGTGTGGATGGCTCGGCACCACGACGAAGTGCTCGTCTCCACGGTGCGCGGCCGGCGCAAAGAGCAGAACCTGCGCCGTGACCCCCGGGCCACCATGCTCCTCTACCCCGCGGACAACCCGCAGGAGTATGTGGAGGTTCGCGGGGAGGCGACCCTGGAGGACGATCCGACCGGATCCCTGATTCAGGCACTGAGCCAGAAGTACACCGGGCAGCCGTTCACCGGCGACACCGGCACCGACAACGAACGCGTGCTGGTCCGGATCCGTCCCCAGCATGTGGTGCACCGCACCGAGCCCGCGTAG
- a CDS encoding Gfo/Idh/MocA family protein, translating into MGPYYLTALVTLLGEVTSVIGSVRTSAPQRTIGSGPRSGETIPVQVATHVTGVLTHAEGALSTIVMSFDSVATESPRIEVHGTAGSLSVGDPNRFDEQVRLRTWSDDGWQEVAPSAGYLEAGRGVGLLDLVRAPNREQVRASGGLAAHVLEVMEGVLAAAEQGRSVPIASRPGRPAPVPLTQI; encoded by the coding sequence ATGGGCCCGTACTACCTGACGGCGCTGGTCACCCTGCTCGGCGAGGTCACCTCGGTGATCGGATCGGTACGTACCTCCGCCCCGCAGCGCACGATCGGCTCCGGACCGCGCTCCGGTGAGACGATCCCGGTTCAGGTGGCCACGCACGTGACCGGGGTCCTCACCCACGCCGAGGGGGCTCTCTCCACGATCGTGATGAGCTTCGACTCCGTGGCCACCGAGTCACCGCGGATCGAGGTGCACGGCACCGCCGGGTCACTGAGCGTGGGCGACCCGAACAGGTTCGACGAACAGGTGCGGCTACGCACCTGGAGCGATGACGGATGGCAGGAGGTTGCGCCGTCGGCGGGGTATCTCGAGGCAGGCCGAGGTGTGGGTCTGCTGGACCTGGTGCGCGCCCCGAACCGGGAGCAGGTGCGCGCCTCCGGCGGGCTCGCCGCGCATGTGCTGGAGGTGATGGAGGGTGTGTTGGCCGCCGCGGAACAAGGCCGGTCGGTGCCGATCGCGAGCAGGCCCGGCCGCCCGGCGCCGGTGCCGCTCACGCAGATCTGA
- a CDS encoding DNA-3-methyladenine glycosylase family protein, whose amino-acid sequence MQPVDLDVAYTPPLDVDALWDYWAARVISAVEHCDDQVYQRAVPLPGGPAVLRIERTGSELRAGALLTDLADAEAARDIMLRTIDAGADPSAVREQLGAHPWLGELVRARPGLRAPRHPGGFEVALRAIVAQQVSLRAARTVTGRLVQAVGSELPVPVGPITHLFPTPAQVLSVADDGAALAMPTARRRAVLALADAAAGGLDLDRGAPAEVGRALLALPGIGPWTEQYVRMRALDDPDAFCGSDLVLRRTAERLSGAALDPTGAEFAPWRTYAAHHLWRAAQLART is encoded by the coding sequence ATGCAACCGGTGGATCTCGACGTCGCCTACACCCCACCGCTAGATGTGGACGCCCTCTGGGACTACTGGGCAGCGCGGGTGATCTCCGCAGTGGAGCACTGCGACGATCAGGTCTATCAGCGCGCGGTGCCGCTGCCCGGTGGTCCGGCGGTGCTGCGCATCGAGCGCACCGGATCGGAGCTGCGTGCCGGTGCGCTGCTGACCGACCTCGCCGACGCCGAGGCGGCTCGGGACATAATGCTGCGCACGATCGACGCCGGTGCCGACCCGTCCGCCGTGCGCGAGCAGCTGGGCGCCCACCCGTGGCTGGGCGAGCTGGTTCGCGCCCGCCCGGGGCTACGGGCACCCCGGCACCCGGGCGGGTTCGAGGTCGCGCTGCGCGCGATCGTCGCCCAGCAGGTCTCCCTCCGCGCGGCCCGCACGGTCACCGGCCGCCTGGTGCAGGCGGTCGGCAGCGAGCTGCCGGTGCCGGTGGGGCCGATCACGCATCTGTTCCCCACCCCCGCACAAGTGCTCTCCGTTGCCGACGACGGCGCAGCCTTGGCCATGCCGACGGCGCGACGTCGCGCCGTGCTCGCGTTGGCAGACGCTGCCGCCGGCGGGCTGGACCTGGACCGCGGTGCGCCGGCGGAGGTGGGGCGCGCACTGCTCGCCCTGCCCGGGATCGGTCCCTGGACGGAGCAGTACGTGCGGATGCGGGCGCTGGACGACCCGGATGCTTTCTGCGGGAGCGACCTGGTACTGCGGCGCACCGCCGAGCGGCTCAGCGGCGCCGCGCTGGACCCGACCGGGGCCGAGTTCGCGCCCTGGCGAACCTATGCCGCCCATCACCTGTGGCGGGCGGCGCAGCTGGCGCGGACATGA
- the rlmB gene encoding 23S rRNA (guanosine(2251)-2'-O)-methyltransferase RlmB, producing the protein MAGNSRRPGAVRKAGSKKGAQVGTGGHGRKALRGKKPTPKAEDRPYHPAGKRKAAEEKKTRNQPKARARTSSGNEVVAGRNAVLEALRAELPAQAVYLATAADADERTREIMDLAASAGAPVHQASRADLDGLTGGSVHQGVAIEVPEYRYAEPEELLDQAARAAHAPLIVALDGITDPRNLGAALRSAGAFGVDGVVVPGRRAAGVTVAAWKVSAGAAARVPVARATNLVRTLEAYKKAGCFVVGLDGEGATTIGDLELATEPLVLVLGSEGKGLGRLVQQTCDLVVSIPIASAVESLNAGTAIGIALYEVARKRALSTGRR; encoded by the coding sequence ATGGCCGGTAACTCCAGGCGGCCGGGCGCAGTGCGCAAGGCCGGCAGCAAGAAGGGGGCGCAGGTCGGTACCGGCGGCCACGGCCGCAAGGCCCTGCGCGGTAAAAAGCCCACGCCGAAGGCGGAGGACCGCCCTTACCACCCGGCCGGCAAGCGTAAGGCTGCGGAGGAGAAGAAGACCCGGAACCAGCCGAAGGCGCGGGCCAGGACTTCCAGCGGCAACGAGGTGGTCGCCGGCCGGAACGCCGTGCTCGAAGCACTGCGCGCCGAGCTGCCGGCCCAGGCGGTGTACCTGGCCACTGCTGCGGATGCTGACGAGCGCACCCGGGAGATCATGGATCTGGCCGCGTCCGCCGGCGCTCCGGTGCACCAGGCGAGCCGTGCGGATCTGGACGGTCTCACCGGCGGCAGCGTGCACCAGGGCGTGGCGATCGAGGTGCCCGAGTACCGCTACGCCGAGCCGGAGGAGCTGCTGGACCAGGCGGCCCGCGCTGCCCACGCCCCGCTGATCGTTGCCCTGGACGGCATCACCGACCCGCGCAACCTCGGCGCAGCACTTCGTTCCGCCGGTGCGTTCGGCGTGGATGGAGTGGTGGTGCCGGGCCGCCGCGCAGCGGGGGTGACCGTGGCGGCATGGAAGGTCTCGGCCGGTGCCGCTGCCCGGGTGCCGGTGGCCCGCGCTACCAATTTGGTGCGCACGCTGGAGGCCTACAAGAAGGCCGGCTGCTTCGTGGTCGGACTCGACGGCGAGGGGGCCACCACGATCGGGGACCTCGAGCTCGCCACCGAGCCCCTCGTGCTGGTGCTCGGCTCCGAGGGCAAGGGGCTGGGCCGGCTGGTGCAGCAGACCTGTGACCTCGTGGTCTCGATCCCGATCGCCTCGGCGGTGGAGTCCCTGAATGCCGGCACCGCGATCGGGATCGCCCTGTATGAGGTGGCCCGCAAGCGGGCGCTGAGCACCGGCCGTCGCTGA
- a CDS encoding methylated-DNA--[protein]-cysteine S-methyltransferase, which produces MTYRHEIASPIGPLVLLGDGEALTAVYYPRHPGRAETEVRDDATPFSAVVNQLEEYFAGERTSFDLPLAPRGTPFQLACWAELQAIGYGQTRSYGEIASALGQPGAARAVGLANNRNPISIIVPCHRVIGADGSLTGYGGGIEAKRYLLDLESRGHTLF; this is translated from the coding sequence ATGACCTACCGGCACGAGATCGCCTCACCGATCGGTCCCCTGGTGCTGCTCGGTGACGGCGAGGCACTCACCGCGGTGTACTACCCACGTCACCCCGGGCGAGCCGAGACCGAGGTGAGGGATGATGCCACGCCCTTCTCCGCCGTCGTGAACCAGCTGGAGGAGTACTTCGCGGGTGAGCGAACCTCGTTCGATCTGCCACTGGCGCCTCGCGGCACGCCGTTCCAGCTCGCCTGCTGGGCGGAGCTGCAGGCGATCGGCTACGGGCAGACCCGCAGCTACGGTGAGATCGCCTCGGCGCTGGGTCAGCCGGGTGCGGCCCGGGCGGTCGGGCTGGCGAACAACCGCAATCCGATCTCGATCATCGTGCCGTGCCACCGAGTGATCGGTGCGGACGGCTCACTGACCGGCTACGGCGGCGGTATCGAGGCCAAGCGGTACCTGCTCGACCTGGAGTCCCGCGGCCACACGCTGTTCTGA
- a CDS encoding Gfo/Idh/MocA family protein, with the protein MNAAADPRWREAGEVRIGIVGLGTILGQYLDTFDRAAGARVVAVADLDPVRTAEVAARTGARPLTAAELMADGEVDVVLNLTVPAAHAEIAQAAVAAGKPVYGEKPLTATGEQAHQLLGAAESTGVRLGGAPDTVLGTGVQTARAVIDAGTIGTPVAANATFAAPGHERWHPNPDFYYLPGGGPLMAWARTT; encoded by the coding sequence GTGAACGCCGCGGCCGATCCGCGGTGGCGGGAGGCCGGCGAGGTCCGGATCGGCATCGTCGGGCTGGGAACGATCCTCGGCCAGTACCTGGACACCTTCGACCGGGCCGCCGGAGCCCGGGTCGTGGCCGTCGCGGACCTGGACCCGGTACGCACCGCCGAGGTGGCCGCGCGTACCGGCGCCCGCCCACTCACCGCGGCCGAGTTGATGGCCGACGGCGAGGTGGACGTGGTGCTGAACCTCACCGTGCCGGCAGCGCATGCGGAGATCGCACAGGCGGCGGTGGCCGCCGGGAAGCCGGTGTACGGGGAGAAGCCGCTCACGGCCACTGGCGAGCAGGCGCATCAGCTGCTCGGTGCGGCAGAGAGCACCGGGGTGCGGCTGGGTGGCGCCCCGGACACGGTGCTCGGTACCGGGGTGCAGACCGCACGCGCGGTGATCGACGCCGGCACGATCGGCACTCCGGTCGCGGCGAACGCGACCTTCGCCGCCCCCGGACACGAACGCTGGCACCCGAACCCCGACTTCTACTATCTGCCCGGCGGCGGGCCGCTGATGGCATGGGCCCGTACTACCTGA
- a CDS encoding DUF4032 domain-containing protein — protein sequence MPSALKITAAAPDPALLDLPWHIALEGWPEDTLAALPRGISRHVVRFVRLSGRVLAVKEIGESVAHREYQLLRDLSRLGVPSVEPVGVITGRTTPEGAELNSVLITKHLKFSLPYRALFSRYLAPDTATRLIDALAVLLVRLHLLGFYWGDVSLSNTLFRRDAGEFAAYLVDAETGELHDSLTNGQREYDLEIARVNIIGELMDLEAGALLLEEVDTVAVGEMIVSRYRDLWNELTAVEEFGTTERWRVADRIRKLNQLGYDVGELQMTTDIDGTTLQIQPKVVDAGHHHRRLMRLTGLDVSENQARRLLNDMDTYQAATDQLGEDEEFVAHEWLAEVFEPTVRSIPRHLRGKLEPAEFFHELLEHRWFMAQNAGHDIAMPQAVDSYIENVLQHRPDEEAVLGLDTATLRAIEGE from the coding sequence ATGCCCTCGGCACTGAAGATCACCGCGGCCGCGCCGGACCCGGCCCTGCTGGACCTGCCTTGGCACATCGCCCTGGAGGGCTGGCCAGAAGACACCCTCGCTGCCCTCCCCCGCGGCATCTCCCGGCACGTGGTGCGGTTCGTGCGACTCTCCGGCCGGGTGCTCGCGGTCAAGGAGATCGGCGAGTCGGTGGCACACCGGGAGTACCAGCTACTCCGGGACCTCAGCCGCCTGGGCGTGCCTTCGGTGGAGCCGGTCGGTGTGATCACCGGCCGCACCACGCCGGAGGGGGCGGAGCTGAACTCGGTGCTGATCACGAAGCATCTGAAGTTCTCCCTGCCCTATCGGGCGCTGTTCAGCCGCTACCTGGCCCCGGATACCGCTACCCGGCTGATCGACGCCCTGGCCGTGCTGCTCGTCCGGTTGCACCTCCTCGGCTTCTACTGGGGCGATGTGTCGCTCTCGAACACGTTGTTCCGCCGGGACGCGGGCGAGTTTGCCGCCTATCTGGTCGATGCCGAGACCGGCGAGCTGCACGACTCGCTGACCAACGGGCAGCGCGAGTACGACCTGGAGATCGCCCGGGTGAACATCATCGGCGAGCTGATGGACCTGGAGGCGGGGGCGCTGCTGCTCGAGGAGGTGGACACGGTCGCAGTGGGCGAGATGATCGTCAGCCGCTACCGCGACCTGTGGAACGAGCTCACCGCGGTGGAGGAGTTCGGCACCACCGAGCGCTGGCGGGTGGCGGACCGGATCCGAAAGCTGAACCAGCTCGGGTATGACGTGGGCGAGCTACAGATGACCACCGACATCGACGGCACCACGCTGCAGATCCAGCCCAAGGTGGTGGACGCCGGGCATCACCACCGGCGGTTGATGCGGCTGACCGGGCTGGATGTCTCGGAGAACCAGGCCCGCCGCCTGCTGAACGACATGGACACCTACCAGGCCGCCACCGACCAGCTCGGTGAGGACGAAGAGTTCGTGGCGCACGAGTGGCTGGCCGAGGTATTCGAGCCGACCGTGCGGTCCATCCCCCGACACCTGCGCGGGAAGCTGGAGCCGGCGGAGTTCTTCCACGAGCTGCTCGAACACCGATGGTTCATGGCACAGAACGCCGGGCACGATATCGCGATGCCGCAGGCAGTGGACTCCTACATCGAGAACGTGCTGCAGCACCGGCCCGATGAGGAAGCGGTGCTGGGGCTGGACACGGCCACGCTGCGCGCTATCGAAGGGGAGTGA
- the otsB gene encoding trehalose-phosphatase codes for MTEPVGPEVAAALREFARQPEVLVALDFDGCLAPFVLDPADARPLPEAADALRSLAALPGVHLALVSGRPVAELHRLAGPPAGTVLVGSHGAEHGEVDQAGALHLTPVTLTDDQADLLARVSSAVEQLADTHPGVWIEHKPAAAVVHTRALPEDQAEPVLAAAMAGPGAWPGVHPIHGNQVVELAVVDATKGESLQALRAPLVGVPALYAGDDVTDETALAVLGSGDVGVKVGTAPSVAGYRVADEAAVAALLARLAMWRASRHLA; via the coding sequence ATGACTGAGCCGGTCGGGCCAGAGGTGGCTGCGGCGCTGCGCGAGTTCGCCCGGCAGCCGGAGGTGCTCGTGGCACTGGATTTCGACGGCTGCCTCGCCCCGTTCGTGCTCGACCCCGCCGATGCTCGGCCGCTCCCGGAAGCGGCCGACGCGTTGCGCTCCCTGGCCGCGCTCCCCGGGGTGCACCTGGCACTGGTCTCCGGCCGCCCGGTGGCCGAACTGCACCGGCTCGCCGGCCCGCCCGCGGGCACCGTGCTGGTAGGCAGCCACGGAGCAGAGCACGGTGAGGTGGATCAGGCAGGTGCACTGCACCTCACCCCGGTCACCCTGACCGACGACCAGGCCGACCTGCTCGCGAGGGTGAGCTCCGCCGTCGAGCAACTTGCGGATACGCACCCGGGGGTGTGGATCGAGCACAAGCCGGCTGCCGCCGTCGTGCATACCCGAGCGCTTCCGGAGGACCAGGCCGAGCCGGTTCTGGCCGCTGCGATGGCCGGGCCGGGTGCCTGGCCCGGGGTGCACCCGATCCACGGCAACCAGGTGGTCGAGCTCGCCGTGGTCGACGCCACCAAGGGCGAGTCGCTGCAGGCCCTACGGGCGCCTCTGGTGGGTGTGCCGGCGCTCTACGCGGGTGATGACGTCACCGACGAGACGGCGCTCGCCGTGCTCGGCAGCGGCGACGTCGGAGTGAAGGTCGGCACCGCCCCGAGCGTGGCCGGTTATCGCGTGGCCGACGAGGCAGCGGTGGCCGCCCTGCTGGCCCGTCTTGCGATGTGGCGGGCGTCACGGCACCTGGCCTGA
- the cysS gene encoding cysteine--tRNA ligase: MSVRLHDSATREVRDLTPRTSGHVGIYLCGATVQGAPHVGHLRSAIAFDILVRWLRRSGLDVTLVRNVTDIDDKILIKSAEAGAPWWAWAHRFEREFNDAYDALGVLPPDYEPRATGHVPEMVELIDRLIARGHAYTGNEGNVYFDVRSWGAYGELTRQLLENLTTEEEDASDKRDPRDFALWKATKDTDPPGASWATPWGRGRPGWHLECSAMARKYLGEGFDIHGGGIDLRFPHHENEIAQSKAAGWDFAGLWMHNAWVTVGGEKMSKSLGNSLTVSAVLQRADPVVLRYALGAVHYRSTLEFTDTTLAESAAAWERIATFVTKAAERTGTASDEEVRTAELPAGFVAALDEDLNVSAALAVLHEHLRKANTALAAGADAEVSAAQREIRGMLDILGLDPLAEQWASGSAGDGAAQHALSTLVDHVLAERAAARAERDFARADALRDQLTAAGVVVEDGADGARWSLRGGHDGR; the protein is encoded by the coding sequence GTGAGTGTTCGCCTGCATGATTCCGCCACCCGTGAGGTCCGTGACCTCACCCCCCGCACGTCCGGCCATGTGGGGATCTACCTGTGTGGCGCCACCGTGCAGGGTGCCCCGCACGTCGGTCACCTGCGCAGCGCGATCGCCTTCGACATCCTGGTGCGCTGGCTGCGCCGGTCCGGTCTGGACGTCACCCTGGTGCGCAACGTCACCGATATCGACGACAAGATCCTGATCAAGTCCGCGGAGGCGGGGGCGCCCTGGTGGGCCTGGGCGCACCGGTTCGAGCGGGAGTTCAACGACGCCTACGACGCGCTCGGCGTGCTGCCGCCGGACTACGAGCCTCGGGCGACCGGGCACGTTCCGGAGATGGTCGAGCTGATCGATCGGTTGATCGCCCGCGGCCACGCCTACACCGGCAACGAGGGAAACGTCTACTTCGACGTGCGCTCCTGGGGTGCCTACGGCGAGCTCACCCGCCAGCTGCTGGAGAACCTCACCACGGAGGAAGAGGACGCCTCCGATAAGCGCGACCCCCGGGACTTCGCGCTCTGGAAGGCCACCAAGGACACCGACCCGCCCGGGGCGAGCTGGGCCACCCCCTGGGGGCGCGGGCGTCCCGGCTGGCACCTGGAGTGCTCGGCGATGGCCCGCAAGTACCTGGGCGAGGGTTTCGACATCCACGGTGGCGGCATCGACCTGCGGTTCCCGCACCACGAGAACGAGATCGCCCAGTCGAAGGCCGCCGGCTGGGACTTCGCGGGGTTGTGGATGCACAACGCGTGGGTGACCGTCGGCGGGGAGAAGATGAGCAAGTCGCTCGGCAACTCCCTGACCGTGTCCGCGGTGCTGCAGCGGGCCGATCCGGTGGTGCTGCGCTACGCCCTCGGTGCGGTGCACTACCGCTCCACCCTGGAGTTCACCGACACCACGCTGGCCGAGTCCGCTGCCGCCTGGGAGCGGATCGCCACGTTCGTGACCAAGGCCGCGGAGCGGACCGGGACCGCCAGCGATGAGGAAGTGCGCACCGCCGAGCTGCCGGCAGGCTTCGTCGCCGCTCTGGACGAGGACCTGAACGTTTCCGCGGCCCTCGCAGTGCTGCACGAGCATCTGCGGAAGGCCAACACCGCGCTCGCGGCCGGAGCCGATGCCGAGGTGTCCGCCGCTCAGCGGGAGATCAGGGGGATGCTGGACATCCTTGGTCTTGATCCGCTCGCCGAGCAGTGGGCGTCCGGTTCAGCCGGCGACGGCGCAGCGCAGCACGCGCTGTCCACTCTCGTGGATCATGTGCTCGCCGAGCGTGCCGCGGCCCGGGCGGAGCGGGACTTCGCGCGCGCGGACGCGCTGCGCGATCAGCTCACGGCCGCCGGTGTGGTGGTCGAGGACGGCGCCGACGGTGCCCGATGGAGCCTACGTGGAGGTCATGATGGCCGGTAA
- a CDS encoding ThuA domain-containing protein — protein MTSASVPTRRALVVRGGWDGHAPVATTDLFIGYLREAGFAVDVHENLDIYTDTATMAGTDLIVQCWTMGTITADQLRGLRTAVENGTGLAGWHGGIADSFRASSDYLHLIGGQFATHPALPAGQRPGGPADHYLTHTVQITDQHPIVAGIEDFELTTEQYWVLTDDLSDVHATTTHPAREDQPWHREVTCPAVWTRQWGRGRIFVATPGHSVDVLEHPSVRTIVERGLLWAAR, from the coding sequence GTGACTTCTGCATCTGTACCCACCCGGCGCGCGCTCGTGGTCCGGGGCGGTTGGGACGGGCACGCACCCGTGGCGACCACCGACCTGTTCATCGGCTACCTGCGCGAGGCGGGCTTCGCCGTCGACGTCCACGAGAACCTGGACATCTACACCGACACCGCCACCATGGCCGGCACGGACCTGATCGTGCAGTGCTGGACCATGGGCACGATCACGGCGGATCAACTACGCGGCCTGCGCACCGCCGTCGAGAACGGCACCGGTCTGGCGGGCTGGCACGGCGGGATCGCCGACTCCTTCCGCGCCAGCTCCGACTACCTGCACCTGATCGGCGGCCAGTTCGCCACCCATCCGGCCTTACCTGCGGGTCAACGCCCTGGCGGTCCGGCAGACCACTACCTCACGCACACCGTCCAGATCACCGACCAGCACCCGATCGTGGCCGGCATCGAGGACTTCGAGCTCACCACCGAGCAGTACTGGGTGCTCACCGACGACCTGAGCGATGTGCACGCCACCACCACCCACCCGGCCCGCGAGGACCAGCCCTGGCACCGGGAGGTGACCTGCCCGGCGGTGTGGACCCGGCAGTGGGGGAGGGGCCGCATCTTCGTGGCCACCCCCGGGCATTCGGTCGACGTGCTCGAGCACCCGAGCGTGCGCACGATCGTCGAGCGTGGCCTGCTCTGGGCGGCGCGGTGA
- a CDS encoding ABC transporter ATP-binding protein: MATVTFDHATRVYPGTERPAVDALNLEVEDGEFLVLVGPSGCGKSTSLRMLAGLEDVNSGRILIGDRDVTDVQPKDRDIAMVFQNYALYPHMTVADNMGFALKIAGNPKAKIREKVEEAAKILDLSEYLDRKPKALSGGQRQRVAMGRAIVRDPQVFLMDEPLSNLDAKLRVQTRTQIASLQRRLGVTTVYVTHDQTEALTMGDRIAVLKDGVLQQLANPREMYDTPQNVFVAGFIGSPAMNLGSFNVKDGNATLGGASIPLTRTTQDALTDADKNEITLGFRPEALDVVSEGTDGAFGINVNLVEELGSDAFVYGELANREAAENIGSGEDDSQVIVRVNPKNPPMKGDMIHVVIREGQKHVFSSATGERLPQ; the protein is encoded by the coding sequence ATGGCAACTGTCACTTTTGACCACGCCACCCGGGTCTACCCGGGAACGGAGCGCCCCGCAGTGGACGCACTCAACCTCGAGGTCGAGGATGGCGAGTTCCTCGTCCTCGTCGGTCCCTCTGGTTGCGGTAAGTCCACCTCGCTGCGGATGCTCGCCGGCCTGGAGGACGTCAACTCCGGCCGGATCCTGATCGGTGACCGCGATGTCACCGACGTGCAGCCCAAGGACCGGGACATCGCGATGGTGTTCCAGAACTACGCGCTGTACCCGCACATGACCGTCGCTGACAACATGGGCTTCGCGCTGAAGATCGCCGGTAACCCCAAGGCCAAGATCCGCGAGAAGGTCGAAGAGGCCGCCAAGATCCTGGACCTGAGCGAGTACCTGGACCGCAAGCCGAAGGCGCTCTCCGGTGGTCAGCGTCAGCGTGTGGCGATGGGCCGTGCGATCGTGCGGGACCCGCAGGTGTTCCTGATGGACGAGCCGCTGTCCAACCTGGACGCGAAGCTGCGGGTGCAGACCCGCACCCAGATCGCCTCGCTCCAGCGGCGACTCGGGGTCACCACCGTGTACGTGACCCACGACCAGACCGAGGCCCTGACCATGGGTGACCGCATCGCGGTGCTCAAGGACGGTGTGCTGCAGCAGCTGGCCAACCCGCGGGAGATGTACGACACCCCGCAGAACGTGTTCGTGGCTGGTTTCATCGGCTCCCCGGCGATGAACCTGGGCTCGTTCAACGTGAAGGACGGCAACGCCACCCTCGGTGGGGCGTCGATCCCGCTGACCCGCACGACTCAGGACGCGCTCACCGACGCGGACAAGAACGAGATCACCCTGGGCTTCCGCCCGGAGGCCTTGGATGTGGTCTCCGAGGGCACCGACGGTGCGTTCGGCATCAACGTGAACCTGGTCGAGGAGCTCGGCTCGGACGCGTTCGTGTACGGCGAGCTCGCCAACCGCGAGGCAGCCGAGAACATCGGCTCCGGCGAGGACGACTCCCAGGTGATCGTCCGAGTGAACCCGAAGAACCCGCCGATGAAGGGTGACATGATCCACGTCGTCATCCGCGAGGGCCAGAAGCACGTCTTCTCCTCCGCCACCGGCGAGCGTCTGCCCCAGTAG